GACCATCTCCCGGCGTTGCTCGTCCGGAACGACCGGCGGCTGCTTGTGGGTGACGTTGACCGAGCGGGCGACGATGACGTGCAGTTCGTCGCCCATGTCGGCGGCGTCCTGTAGATAGTGGACGTGGCCCGGATGCAGAATGTCGAACGTTCCCTGTGCGACGACGCGGGTCACTGATCGAACTCCTCCTCACGTAGCTCCGCGTCGATGTCGGCCTGATCGAAATCGAAAAAGGACTCCTCCGGCGGCTCCACGTCGAGCACCGGAAGGTCGACGACCGAGCCGTCGCTGTCGAAGGCCTTCCAGTCGTCGCGACCGTACGGGTAGCCGACGATGATGTGAACGTCGCCGCGGCCGAACGTCGCGAGGTCGGCGTCACTGGGCTTGAGGACGCCGTTCGGGTGCGAGTGAATCGACCCCGCTGCTCGCATGTCGTTCGGAACCATGCTCGTCTTGACAGTCGCACTGACCGGGTTCGACTCCGTCCCCGGAATGACCAGAACATCGGTCAGAACGGTCCCGTCGTCGTCGAGCCCGAGCTTGCTGGCGTCATCGCCCCTGAGAAAGCCCATATACTCGTTGGGATGGGCCTCCTCAGAGGCTGCGAGCGCGAACTCGAGTGCGGACTCCGCGATCCCGAGTATCCCGCTCGTTCGGAACAACCCCATACCACGGGGTCGGGCCGGACGCTTTTTACGCGTTGTGTTCGTCCCTCCGCGGATTCCGAAGAGTACAAACGGGGGAGCACCGAAGGATTGACAAATGTCTTCGCCAACTGGCACCGGTGACGGTGCTACGGTCCCCGACGGCGGGACCATCGTCTACGATCTCGCGGACCAATGTACGTCCGACGATCTCGAAGAAGGCGCACTGTACCACGCAACTGTCAACGGCACCGTCGAATACGGCGTGTTCGTCGATCTCTCCGACGCTGTCTCCGGTCTCGTCCACGACTCTAATCTTCTGGGCCAGTACGACGTGGGCGAGGACCTCATCGTCGAACTCGGCGAGATCCGTCCCGACGGCGACCTGAGCTTCGAGGAAGTGCGAGTCGCCGATTACGAGGAACAGCACGTCGCCCACGGCAACGCGACCACTGTCTCCGCCCTCGTCGACGCCACCGGTGAGACGGTCATCATCGAGGGCCAGGTCGTCCAGATCAAACAGACCGGCGGCCCCACTGTGTTCCAGGTCCGGGACGAAACCGGTATCGTCCCCTGTGCCGCCTTCGAGGAGGCCGGCGTCCGGGCGCACCCCGACGTCCAAATCGACGACATCGTCCGCGTCTCCGGGCGCGCCGAGGAGCGCGACGACGGCTTGCAGGTCGAGGCTGAATCGCTGACCGTCCTCGACGGTGAGGAAGCCGACGACATCGAGAGCGACCTCGACGCCGCGCTGGCGGAGGCCGCCGAACCGGCCGACGTGGAGCCGCTGGTCGAGTGGCCCGCCTTCGAGAAGCTGTGGGACGACCTCCGCGAAGTCGCGACCGAACTCCGCAAGACGGTGCTTTCGGGCCGCCCGATTCGCATGCGACACCACGCCGACGGCGACGGGCTCTGTGCGAGCGTGCCGCTGCAGGTCGCGCTGGAATCGTTCATCGCCTCCCAGTACGAGGACGCCAGCGCGCCCCAGCACCTCCTCAAGCGCCTGCCGAGCAAGGCCCCCTACTACGAGATGGAGGACGTGACCCGGGACCTCAACTTCGCGCTGGAGGACCGTACCCGCCACGGCCAGAAGCTACCGATGCTGCTGATGCTCGACAACGGCTCCACCGAGGAGGACACACCGGCCTACCGTAACCTCCGGCACTACGACATCCCGGTGGTCGTCGTCGACCACCACCACCCGGACCCGGAAGCCGTCGAGCCGCTCAT
The genomic region above belongs to Haloarcula hispanica ATCC 33960 and contains:
- a CDS encoding Mov34/MPN/PAD-1 family protein; amino-acid sequence: MGLFRTSGILGIAESALEFALAASEEAHPNEYMGFLRGDDASKLGLDDDGTVLTDVLVIPGTESNPVSATVKTSMVPNDMRAAGSIHSHPNGVLKPSDADLATFGRGDVHIIVGYPYGRDDWKAFDSDGSVVDLPVLDVEPPEESFFDFDQADIDAELREEEFDQ
- a CDS encoding DHH family phosphoesterase, with product MSSPTGTGDGATVPDGGTIVYDLADQCTSDDLEEGALYHATVNGTVEYGVFVDLSDAVSGLVHDSNLLGQYDVGEDLIVELGEIRPDGDLSFEEVRVADYEEQHVAHGNATTVSALVDATGETVIIEGQVVQIKQTGGPTVFQVRDETGIVPCAAFEEAGVRAHPDVQIDDIVRVSGRAEERDDGLQVEAESLTVLDGEEADDIESDLDAALAEAAEPADVEPLVEWPAFEKLWDDLREVATELRKTVLSGRPIRMRHHADGDGLCASVPLQVALESFIASQYEDASAPQHLLKRLPSKAPYYEMEDVTRDLNFALEDRTRHGQKLPMLLMLDNGSTEEDTPAYRNLRHYDIPVVVVDHHHPDPEAVEPLIEQHVNPYLHDEDYRITTGMLCVELARMIDPDLTEDLRHVPAVAGLSDRSEAEAMRDYIDLAGEKDYDEADLRDIGEALDYATHWLRYNSGEQLITDVLNVDCDDRDRHGEVVDFLADRAERDVEDQLDAAMSHVEHERLDNGAHLYTIDVENHAHRFTYPAPGKTTGEIHDRKVAETGDPVITIGYGPDFAVLRSDGVRLDIPRMVTELTEEVDGGGVSGGGHLVVGSIKFVKGRRESVIDALVEKMAEAEIDEELGSSTALPEEV